A genomic region of Maniola hyperantus chromosome 5, iAphHyp1.2, whole genome shotgun sequence contains the following coding sequences:
- the LOC117982611 gene encoding sodium channel protein Nach-like, translating to MRGKMWENVEGVGDVEEDAERGETDYLDWNTTVPSVTVCEIANLDKILAELQNLERQYSGTSVFFAKDIAFYSGECQSCSLLENVTVHDFKFANYSTAFRSECKDLFISCTWDDKPMNCCQHFKPIQTEYGRCYSMNNNQIEGIRSPYYVASSNIRKLSSLQLELAQDFEAFLHSPDDVPYWNMEFDRRVSVFHGTEGSILFSIVDILNEPELSLIPPDVRQCRFPDESPVNFNSYQHYSYSVCIIHCRIEAQLEFCNCTSHLSPDEYKDRYCDLRGIQCLTKHYATLKKLKVPGVNETGLNCDCLSSCVEPEYNTVAKKVIDHGSDLKARTVKFILSNRPYERVTRQVARTGLDLVVAMGNCFGLGFGGSVLSIVEVFYYLCFKQWRYINVK from the exons ATGCGGGGGAAGATGTGGGAGAATGTGGAGGGTGTGGGGGATGTGGAGGAAGATGCAGAAAGGGGAGAG ACAGATTATCTCGACTGGAATACCACGGTACCCTCGGTCACAGTGTGTGAAATTGCCAATTTAGACAAAATATTAGCGGAACTACAAAATTTAGAAAGACAGTACAGTGGAACATCCGTCTTCTTTGCAAAGGACATCGCTTTTTACAGTGGAGAATGCCAGAGTTGCTCGTTACTAGAAAACGTTACAGTTCACGATTTCAAATTTGCAAATTATAGTACTGCATTTCGGTCCGAGTGCAAAGATCTGTTTATTAGCTGCACCTGGGATGACAAACCTATGAACTGTTGCCAACATTTCAAACCGATTCAAACTGAATATGGACGTTGTTATTCCATGAATAATAACCAAATTGAGGGAATTCGATCACCGTACTATGTTGCATCGTCGAATATCCGTAAACTAAGCTCACTTCAACTTGAATTAGCGCAGGATTTTGAGGCCTTCCTACATTCACCCGATGATGTACCATATTGGAATATGGAATTTGACCGAAGAGTGTCAGTCTTCCATGGTACAGAGGGTTCTATATTATTCTCTATCGTGGATATACTAAATGAACCCGAACTTTCTCTTATTCCTCCTGATGTTCGTCAGTGCAGGTTTCCTGATGAATCGCCTGTTAATTTCAACAGTTATCAACACTACAGTTACTCAGTATGTATCATTCACTGTCGTATTGAAGCTCAGCTGGAGTTTTGTAATTGCACCTCGCATTTATCTCCAGATGAATACAAAGACAGGTATTGTGACTTGCGAGGAATACAATGTTTGACAAAGCATTATGCAACACTGAAAAAACTCAAAGTACCTGGTGTGAATGAAACCGGTTTGAATTGCGATTGTCTGTCCTCTTGCGTAGAGCCCGAATACAATACAGTAGCTAAGAAAGTAATTGATCATGGGAGTGATTTAAAAGCTAGAACCGTCAAATTCATCTTGAGCAACAGACCCTATGAAAGAGTCACTCGGCAAGTAGCTCGTACGGGACTGGATCTGGTGGTCGCTATGGGAAACTGCTTTGGTCTTGGTTTTGGTGGTTCTGTACTTTCAATCGTAGAAGTTTTTTACTATCTATGTTTTAAACAGTGGagatacataaatgtaaaatag